From a region of the Vagococcus coleopterorum genome:
- a CDS encoding NADPH-dependent FMN reductase, which produces MEKRKIGVIVGSLREGSFNKSIAKKLASQLPENYEAEFLEIGQLPFYNEDLDAGTDVPKEWEDFRVKVKAMDAYLFVTPEYNRSMPAVLKNALDVASRPYGENVWSGKTAAVISASPGATGGFGANHHLRQSLVFLNVITMQQPEAYLGNVTSFINEDGSITSERTVPFLQSIIDGFVALTEQFYK; this is translated from the coding sequence ATGGAAAAAAGAAAAATTGGTGTTATCGTAGGTAGTTTAAGAGAAGGATCATTTAATAAAAGTATTGCGAAAAAATTAGCGTCACAATTACCAGAAAATTATGAAGCAGAATTTTTAGAAATTGGCCAATTGCCATTTTATAATGAAGATTTAGATGCTGGTACAGATGTGCCAAAAGAATGGGAAGATTTCAGAGTAAAAGTAAAAGCGATGGATGCGTATTTATTTGTTACTCCAGAATATAATCGTTCAATGCCAGCTGTCTTAAAAAATGCTTTAGATGTAGCGTCACGTCCTTATGGTGAAAATGTATGGTCTGGTAAAACAGCGGCAGTTATATCAGCTTCGCCAGGTGCAACAGGAGGTTTTGGAGCGAATCATCATTTAAGACAATCATTAGTCTTTTTAAATGTGATTACAATGCAACAACCAGAAGCTTATTTAGGTAATGTGACATCATTTATCAATGAAGATGGCAGTATAACAAGTGAGAGAACGGTTCCGTTCCTACAATCAATTATTGATGGATTCGTTGCATTAACAGAACAATTCTATAAATAA
- a CDS encoding multicopper oxidase family protein, whose product MEMVNDVYKMKGMPVAIDLKKHNQPKRKLNIPKELVPIKNDDTNLIYEIVAKIGETDILDGKKTMTSGYNTSILGPVIRLRKGQQTRLIAKNQLNESTTFHWHGLEVAAANDGGPHHEIMPGQEEILEFNVIQEAGTLWLHPHPHKKTAKQVYEGLAALIYVEDDNSDQLLIPKDYGIDDIPLIIQDKTFTDDGQLDYQADYQADGTLGDTSLINGTINPYVDLTKGLTRLRLLNGSNSRNYRISFSDNIPFKQIATDGGFLESPVELTELILTPAERAEIVMDTRQLAVGDTISMLNGDHALIEFNQVAMPIVTNELPTTLNSIKRLSDEEVAKLPMKEFRLAGMGETVTINNEKFDMSVINFETKLQSPEVWRIINEPSMMGGMIHPFHVHGTQFQILSRNGTPVSGADKGWKDTVGLLPKETVELLIEFKVPGVFMYHCHNLEHEDNGMMGQFLVK is encoded by the coding sequence ATGGAAATGGTCAATGATGTTTATAAAATGAAGGGGATGCCGGTTGCGATTGACTTAAAAAAACATAATCAGCCAAAACGTAAACTCAACATTCCAAAAGAGTTAGTCCCGATTAAAAACGATGACACTAATCTTATCTATGAGATAGTAGCCAAAATTGGGGAAACAGATATTTTAGATGGGAAAAAAACGATGACTTCTGGCTACAATACATCTATTCTTGGACCTGTTATTCGATTGAGAAAAGGACAACAGACGAGATTGATTGCAAAGAATCAGTTGAATGAATCGACAACATTTCATTGGCATGGTTTAGAAGTTGCGGCAGCTAATGACGGCGGCCCACATCATGAAATCATGCCAGGCCAAGAAGAGATTCTTGAGTTCAATGTCATTCAAGAGGCGGGCACACTTTGGTTGCATCCTCATCCTCATAAAAAAACAGCTAAACAAGTATATGAGGGATTAGCAGCACTGATCTATGTTGAGGATGACAATTCTGACCAGTTATTAATTCCCAAAGATTATGGTATAGATGATATACCATTAATTATTCAAGATAAAACTTTCACAGACGATGGTCAATTAGATTATCAAGCTGACTATCAAGCGGATGGGACGTTAGGTGATACGTCGCTAATAAATGGGACAATTAATCCGTATGTTGATTTGACAAAAGGACTAACCCGTTTAAGATTATTGAATGGTTCTAATTCACGTAATTATCGAATTAGCTTTAGTGATAATATACCGTTCAAACAAATTGCAACAGATGGTGGCTTTTTAGAGAGTCCAGTTGAGTTAACAGAGTTGATTTTAACTCCTGCAGAGCGTGCAGAAATTGTCATGGATACGAGACAGTTAGCTGTTGGGGATACAATAAGCATGCTAAATGGTGACCATGCTTTAATTGAGTTTAATCAAGTTGCTATGCCGATTGTAACGAATGAGTTGCCAACAACTTTAAATTCAATTAAACGCTTATCTGATGAAGAGGTAGCTAAATTACCTATGAAAGAATTCCGACTAGCTGGTATGGGTGAAACGGTCACAATCAATAATGAAAAATTTGATATGTCTGTCATTAATTTTGAAACAAAACTTCAGTCTCCTGAAGTTTGGCGCATTATAAATGAACCAAGCATGATGGGTGGCATGATTCATCCATTTCATGTCCATGGAACGCAATTCCAAATTCTTAGTCGAAATGGAACTCCTGTTAGTGGAGCAGATAAAGGTTGGAAAGACACAGTTGGTCTTTTGCCAAAAGAAACAGTTGAGCTATTAATTGAATTTAAAGTTCCGGGTGTATTTATGTATCACTGTCATAACTTAGAACATGAGGACAACGGTATGATGGGGCAGTTCTTAGTAAAATAA
- a CDS encoding MBL fold metallo-hydrolase gives MIYKEFEKNGLSYTVFTPDPIMGASATLVEKDGEGFLIDTQFSKLDAQAIIDHVTDKGIKLTQVFITHSDPDFYFGLPFIKDVFPDVKSYATAETIKRIKETADDKLMVWKDVLKENTPTTIIIPDERADSIGFKDQQFSIVGRDKSRTALYNKEAELLIGGITVITDTHVFMADTKTIQMQNSWINDLEELHTLAITTLIPGHFGNGNKLEKDNLTFTLDYIKRFIESEEHFTTSRDIILDMKSAYPELSEGTLELSAKVVTGEMDWQ, from the coding sequence ATGATTTATAAAGAATTTGAGAAAAATGGATTATCATATACAGTGTTCACTCCTGACCCAATTATGGGAGCGAGCGCAACATTAGTTGAAAAAGATGGGGAAGGTTTTTTAATTGATACGCAATTTTCAAAATTAGATGCGCAAGCTATTATTGATCATGTCACTGATAAGGGAATAAAATTAACACAAGTATTTATCACACATAGTGATCCTGATTTTTATTTTGGCTTACCATTTATTAAAGATGTATTTCCTGACGTAAAAAGTTATGCTACAGCAGAAACTATTAAACGTATTAAAGAAACAGCTGATGATAAATTAATGGTTTGGAAAGATGTATTAAAAGAAAATACGCCTACAACGATTATTATTCCAGATGAGAGAGCTGATAGTATTGGTTTCAAAGATCAACAGTTTTCGATTGTTGGACGTGATAAATCACGGACTGCCTTGTATAATAAAGAAGCAGAACTTTTGATTGGTGGTATTACTGTCATTACCGATACTCATGTGTTTATGGCGGATACTAAAACGATTCAAATGCAAAATTCTTGGATCAATGATTTGGAAGAGTTGCATACATTAGCAATTACGACACTGATTCCTGGTCATTTTGGTAATGGGAACAAATTAGAAAAAGATAACTTAACATTTACATTAGATTATATTAAACGATTTATTGAATCGGAAGAACACTTTACAACTAGTCGAGACATTATTTTAGATATGAAATCAGCTTACCCAGAATTGTCTGAAGGAACTCTTGAGTTGAGTGCGAAAGTTGTGACGGGAGAAATGGATTGGCAATAA
- the ptsG gene encoding glucose-specific PTS transporter subunit IIBC produces the protein MKNLFEKAQQFGKSFMLPIAVLPAAGLLLGVGGAFSNPNTIAAYPVLDVQWLQAIFSVMSAAGSIVFGNLPVLFAVGVAVGLAKSDKGTAALAALLGYLVMNATIGSILGIAGSLADPSDLAGAGQGMALGIQTLESGVFGGLVVGIMTAYLHNRFNKTELPQFLGFFGGSRFVPIITAFASIILGTIMYFVWPIFQSGIFKIGDVVNATGYIGTFFYGFILRLLGPFGLHHIFYLPFWQTGLGGTLEVGGQVLQGTQNIFFAQLADPNTTAFFEGTSRFMSGRFITMMFGLLGAAFAIYKCAKPENKKIVGGLMLTAALTSFLTGITEPLEFSFLFVAPVLYVVHAFFDGLAFMLTHILEITIGQTFSGGFIDYILFGVLQGNDKTNWIRVILVGVPWFFLYFFTFSFLIKKFNFKTPGREEVLTEDVPLAGNASERAQAITEGLGGLDNLDTVDCCATRLRVTVKDGEKVSEEALKATGAKGVVTKGNGIQVIYGPQVTIIKNEIEELMGE, from the coding sequence ATGAAAAATTTATTTGAAAAAGCGCAACAGTTTGGTAAATCATTCATGTTGCCAATCGCAGTTTTACCTGCTGCAGGGTTATTATTAGGGGTTGGTGGAGCTTTCTCTAATCCCAATACTATTGCAGCCTACCCTGTCTTAGATGTGCAGTGGTTACAAGCCATCTTTAGTGTGATGTCAGCAGCTGGTAGTATCGTATTCGGTAACTTACCTGTCTTATTCGCTGTTGGTGTGGCTGTTGGTTTAGCTAAATCTGATAAAGGTACTGCGGCTTTAGCTGCCTTACTTGGTTACTTAGTAATGAACGCAACAATCGGATCAATCTTAGGAATCGCTGGTAGCCTAGCAGATCCTAGTGACTTAGCTGGTGCTGGTCAAGGTATGGCTTTAGGAATTCAAACCTTAGAATCTGGTGTCTTTGGTGGTTTAGTTGTTGGTATTATGACAGCTTACCTACACAACCGTTTCAACAAAACTGAATTGCCTCAGTTCTTAGGTTTCTTCGGTGGTTCACGTTTCGTGCCAATCATTACAGCTTTCGCTTCAATCATTTTAGGAACAATCATGTACTTTGTCTGGCCAATCTTCCAAAGTGGCATTTTCAAAATTGGTGACGTGGTAAATGCCACTGGTTACATCGGTACATTCTTCTACGGTTTTATCTTACGTTTATTAGGTCCTTTCGGATTACACCACATTTTCTACTTACCTTTCTGGCAAACAGGTCTTGGTGGAACATTAGAAGTTGGTGGTCAAGTCTTACAAGGAACTCAAAACATTTTCTTTGCACAATTAGCTGACCCTAACACAACGGCTTTCTTTGAAGGGACGTCTCGTTTCATGTCAGGTCGTTTCATTACCATGATGTTTGGTTTACTAGGTGCTGCCTTTGCCATTTACAAATGTGCTAAACCTGAAAACAAAAAAATCGTTGGTGGTTTAATGTTAACCGCTGCTTTAACATCATTCTTAACTGGTATTACTGAACCGTTAGAATTTTCATTCTTGTTCGTTGCCCCAGTCTTATACGTTGTCCATGCTTTCTTCGATGGTTTAGCATTCATGTTAACTCATATTTTAGAAATCACAATTGGTCAAACCTTCTCTGGTGGTTTCATCGACTATATTTTATTCGGTGTCCTACAAGGAAATGATAAAACAAACTGGATCCGTGTTATCCTAGTTGGTGTGCCATGGTTCTTCTTATACTTCTTCACATTCAGTTTCTTAATCAAAAAATTCAACTTCAAAACGCCAGGTCGCGAAGAAGTTTTAACAGAAGATGTTCCACTTGCTGGTAATGCTAGCGAACGTGCTCAAGCTATTACTGAAGGTCTTGGCGGCTTAGACAACTTAGACACTGTTGATTGTTGTGCAACTCGCTTACGTGTGACAGTTAAAGATGGTGAAAAGGTTTCTGAGGAAGCTCTTAAAGCCACTGGTGCTAAAGGTGTTGTCACTAAAGGAAACGGCATCCAAGTTATCTATGGACCACAAGTAACAATTATTAAAAATGAAATTGAAGAATTGATGGGTGAATAA
- a CDS encoding N-acetylmannosamine-6-phosphate 2-epimerase — protein sequence MLDKIKGKLVVSCQALDNEPLHSPYIMSRMAVAAQEGGAAGIRSNSVVDIKAIKEEVDLPVIGIIKRDYDDSDVFITATKKEIDELATSGCEMIALDGTCRKRPHNEDLAEVVAYAKETYPNILLMADVALVEEAKYASEIGFDCVSSTLIGYTKESSHLDVSANDFAILKEMLEVVTVPLIAEGNINTPEKLARVMDLGVHSAVVGSSITRPQLITKTFVDAIQ from the coding sequence ATGTTAGACAAAATTAAAGGCAAGCTTGTTGTTTCTTGCCAAGCTTTAGACAATGAACCACTACACAGTCCCTACATTATGTCTCGTATGGCTGTAGCGGCTCAAGAAGGTGGCGCTGCTGGTATCCGCTCTAATTCAGTTGTTGATATCAAAGCTATCAAAGAAGAAGTTGACTTACCAGTTATCGGGATCATTAAACGTGATTACGATGACTCAGACGTCTTCATCACTGCAACAAAAAAAGAAATCGACGAATTAGCAACATCAGGTTGTGAAATGATTGCCCTTGACGGGACATGTCGCAAACGTCCTCATAACGAAGACTTAGCTGAAGTTGTGGCATACGCTAAAGAAACCTACCCTAACATTTTGTTAATGGCAGATGTGGCGTTAGTTGAAGAAGCAAAATACGCTTCAGAAATCGGTTTCGACTGTGTTTCAAGTACTCTAATTGGTTACACTAAAGAATCAAGTCATTTAGATGTCTCAGCAAATGACTTTGCTATTCTAAAAGAAATGCTAGAAGTTGTGACTGTTCCTTTAATTGCTGAAGGTAACATCAACACACCAGAAAAACTAGCACGCGTAATGGACTTAGGTGTTCACAGTGCCGTTGTGGGAAGTTCAATCACTCGCCCGCAACTGATTACAAAAACATTTGTCGATGCCATTCAATAA
- a CDS encoding MurR/RpiR family transcriptional regulator, producing MNRVSYSDRYINIKDSLTKQEREAGEYILKHLDQMEQMTIQELAKLANVSSATVTRLSRKLDYTNFSELKSYIREERTKQLNPKVPLDSPVANYYQQMLQSVESLVNQGMIEKLETLVKQARKILIVGIGSSGLTAMEAKLHLARMGFVVDCISDPHAMKMSAVLLEPEDLLICISNSGETQAIIDTVTYAKTNGVSVVSLTNSTHSTLAKISDLFLATSSLETIDDPRFINSQFTNIFILDTLLYGLLSHAEYAAKRSRTLDVL from the coding sequence ATGAATCGGGTATCATATTCGGATCGCTATATTAATATAAAAGATAGTCTGACGAAGCAAGAGCGTGAAGCAGGAGAATACATTTTGAAACATCTGGATCAGATGGAACAAATGACCATTCAAGAGTTGGCAAAGTTAGCGAATGTTTCTAGTGCCACAGTCACACGATTGTCTCGTAAGTTGGATTACACAAACTTCTCAGAGTTGAAAAGTTATATTAGAGAAGAGCGTACAAAACAACTAAACCCTAAAGTTCCATTGGATTCGCCAGTTGCTAATTATTACCAACAGATGCTCCAGTCGGTTGAAAGTTTAGTCAATCAAGGAATGATTGAGAAGCTTGAAACGTTGGTTAAACAAGCACGTAAGATTTTAATTGTTGGGATTGGAAGTTCAGGATTAACGGCAATGGAAGCCAAGTTACACCTTGCTCGTATGGGGTTTGTGGTTGATTGTATCAGTGATCCTCATGCAATGAAGATGAGTGCAGTCTTATTAGAGCCGGAAGATTTATTGATTTGTATTTCTAATTCAGGTGAAACGCAAGCGATTATTGATACTGTGACATATGCTAAAACGAATGGTGTGTCAGTCGTTTCTTTAACGAATAGCACGCACAGTACGTTAGCTAAAATATCTGATTTATTTCTTGCTACATCAAGTTTAGAAACGATTGATGATCCACGCTTTATCAATAGTCAATTTACCAATATTTTTATTTTAGATACCTTATTATATGGTTTACTAAGTCATGCAGAATATGCCGCTAAGCGCAGTCGAACATTAGATGTTTTATAA
- a CDS encoding PTS sugar transporter subunit IIA encodes MFNFLKKKNTVDAFHSVANGTLIPMSSVEDQVFSAKMLGDGFAVRPTDNNVFAPVAGTVTSVFPTQHAISITTDSGLEVLVHMGLETVALDGVPFNVLVSEGQVVTPETQLATMDLEELKKTETLSTIVVAITNMDKVASMTDATEQAIAASAPVLEVTPTK; translated from the coding sequence ATGTTCAATTTTTTAAAGAAAAAAAATACCGTTGATGCGTTTCACAGTGTTGCAAATGGTACCTTAATTCCAATGAGTTCTGTGGAAGACCAAGTCTTCTCAGCAAAAATGTTAGGTGACGGATTTGCCGTTCGCCCAACTGATAACAATGTCTTCGCTCCTGTAGCCGGAACAGTAACAAGTGTTTTTCCAACACAACATGCAATCTCAATTACCACTGATAGTGGTTTAGAAGTTCTAGTTCACATGGGCTTAGAAACTGTCGCACTAGATGGCGTGCCATTTAACGTATTGGTTTCTGAAGGACAAGTTGTCACTCCAGAAACACAATTAGCTACAATGGACTTAGAAGAATTGAAAAAAACAGAAACACTTTCAACAATTGTTGTTGCTATTACTAACATGGATAAGGTTGCATCAATGACTGACGCAACGGAACAAGCTATTGCAGCTAGTGCCCCAGTTTTAGAAGTAACTCCAACTAAATAA
- a CDS encoding helix-turn-helix domain-containing protein, whose protein sequence is MINLLNEHMNLKLDLLYYFEKHNDNLIPQWQIEEITHLSSFKTMNLIDELITDLSRYPESAIILDKKKIYYIKGITNEVINHLRLTYIQNSLHFQIYMFYFRGGHNLKILNHELGISNAYSYSLIKEINNELATYDIKINNQQLEGDEKKIRLLTFEMLAFYYKGITFVHDDPMVTKFEKRLLPFIKYLNITITPSTSFQWRLFIELIYYRLSQGMCVSTPTIRIDESDDKTIEIQRLNAIMSPIFKSTFHPLTEEEFNNEFYYLIEFLFSENLLIDQDIFTPDLFSDSVINPISSLISSIQKFKQDTGLTDEVITTLKYELIPVFFKFYHFSYKSDSFNATDHLGIFKNLYPDASLIVEDFFEKQNWNMDLPNNIQLYYDCMFRIINFVPQSVLESPLYICVDFSRGPVYSQHIKNNINAFQSLHIVFEKKITEKTMLYISDFSTYDYDIPQVIWKAPPTINDWDILGQTLVDMKRGSL, encoded by the coding sequence ATGATAAATTTACTAAATGAGCATATGAATCTTAAATTAGACTTATTATATTATTTTGAAAAACATAATGATAATCTCATACCTCAATGGCAGATTGAGGAGATAACCCACCTTTCCTCATTCAAAACAATGAACCTAATCGATGAGTTAATTACTGATTTATCACGTTACCCTGAAAGTGCAATTATTTTAGACAAAAAGAAAATATACTATATTAAAGGCATAACCAATGAAGTCATCAATCATTTAAGACTGACTTATATTCAAAATTCTCTTCATTTTCAAATTTATATGTTTTATTTTCGTGGTGGGCATAACTTAAAAATACTTAACCATGAGTTAGGCATAAGTAACGCCTATTCATATAGTTTGATTAAGGAAATCAACAATGAATTAGCAACATATGATATTAAAATTAATAACCAGCAACTCGAAGGTGATGAAAAAAAAATCAGACTTCTTACATTTGAAATGCTGGCTTTCTACTATAAAGGCATAACATTTGTACACGATGATCCTATGGTGACAAAATTTGAAAAACGATTGCTACCTTTTATTAAATACTTAAATATCACCATTACACCTAGCACCTCTTTTCAATGGCGCTTATTTATTGAATTAATTTATTATCGCTTATCACAGGGAATGTGTGTCTCTACTCCCACAATAAGAATTGATGAAAGTGATGATAAAACTATAGAAATACAGCGATTAAATGCTATTATGTCTCCAATCTTTAAATCAACGTTCCACCCCCTGACGGAAGAAGAGTTTAACAATGAGTTTTACTACTTAATTGAATTTCTTTTCTCAGAGAACCTTTTAATCGATCAAGATATTTTTACACCTGATTTATTTTCTGATTCAGTTATCAATCCAATTTCAAGTTTAATTAGTAGTATCCAAAAATTTAAACAAGATACCGGTTTAACTGATGAGGTTATTACCACATTAAAATATGAACTGATTCCTGTATTCTTCAAGTTCTATCATTTTTCTTATAAAAGCGATAGTTTTAATGCAACAGACCATCTTGGCATTTTTAAAAATCTCTACCCTGATGCTTCATTAATTGTTGAAGACTTTTTTGAAAAACAAAACTGGAATATGGATTTACCTAATAATATTCAACTATATTATGATTGCATGTTTAGAATTATCAATTTTGTTCCTCAGTCAGTTTTGGAAAGCCCGCTTTATATTTGTGTGGACTTTTCTAGGGGGCCTGTATACTCTCAACATATAAAAAATAATATTAACGCATTCCAATCATTACACATTGTCTTTGAAAAGAAGATTACAGAAAAAACCATGCTCTATATTTCTGATTTCTCAACCTATGATTATGATATTCCACAAGTTATCTGGAAAGCTCCTCCAACAATAAATGACTGGGATATATTAGGTCAAACTTTAGTCGACATGAAAAGAGGATCTTTATGA
- a CDS encoding glycosyltransferase, protein MIIEAINFYIIGYPIILSVFWITGSLLNKLQTKYLEKEANKIEDEIEPSVAILVPGYNEELNIKAVVSSLNEIEYKNIIIYLIDDCSTDQTLKKMYELKEKYLGKQKIEVIALPANGGKAKALNYTLKLIETDYVVVIDADSMISSDSISYLVNRLESNPKLGAVTGRPIVRNRATMLARIQTMEYLGIIGNIKEAQNFFFNGIMTVSGVIVAYRTKALETISGFDEKTMTEDINATWKLYQNKWDVGYESRATTWILVPDTIRGLYRQRKRWAIGGLEVCIENMKKIRSFDWSKKMMLLENVASHVWSWLFIIATVNYFVNMIIFKDFKFNGNILLLFFVIGVLQFGMGQLFSQTDDKLTFRDKLVFPIYLLVYWLVNLVTSVASEYVVFLKGTDEGKWESSDRGL, encoded by the coding sequence TTGATTATAGAAGCAATTAATTTTTACATCATTGGGTATCCGATAATATTGTCAGTTTTTTGGATTACAGGTAGTTTGCTAAATAAGCTCCAAACAAAATATTTGGAAAAAGAAGCAAATAAGATTGAGGATGAAATCGAACCATCTGTGGCAATTTTAGTTCCAGGTTACAATGAAGAACTTAACATTAAAGCAGTAGTGTCTTCTTTGAATGAAATCGAATATAAGAATATTATTATTTATTTGATTGATGATTGTAGTACGGATCAGACCTTGAAAAAGATGTATGAATTAAAAGAAAAGTATTTGGGAAAACAAAAAATTGAGGTTATTGCTTTACCTGCTAATGGTGGTAAAGCCAAAGCGTTAAATTACACGTTAAAACTTATTGAAACAGACTACGTTGTTGTTATTGATGCGGATTCAATGATCAGTAGTGACAGCATTAGTTACCTAGTTAATAGATTAGAAAGTAATCCGAAACTTGGTGCAGTTACAGGACGACCGATCGTGCGTAATAGAGCGACAATGTTGGCAAGAATACAAACAATGGAGTATTTGGGGATAATCGGCAATATTAAAGAGGCGCAAAATTTTTTCTTCAACGGGATTATGACCGTGTCTGGCGTCATTGTTGCCTATAGAACCAAAGCCTTGGAAACGATTAGTGGTTTTGATGAAAAAACAATGACAGAAGATATAAATGCAACTTGGAAACTTTATCAAAATAAATGGGATGTGGGCTATGAGTCACGTGCAACAACATGGATTTTAGTCCCAGATACTATTAGAGGTCTATATAGGCAAAGAAAACGTTGGGCCATTGGTGGCTTAGAAGTATGTATTGAAAATATGAAAAAAATAAGAAGTTTTGATTGGTCAAAAAAAATGATGCTTCTTGAGAACGTAGCCAGTCACGTCTGGTCATGGTTATTTATAATAGCAACAGTGAATTATTTTGTTAATATGATTATTTTTAAGGACTTTAAATTTAATGGTAATATCCTATTATTATTCTTTGTTATTGGTGTTCTTCAATTTGGAATGGGGCAATTATTTAGTCAAACAGATGATAAATTGACGTTTCGCGATAAATTAGTTTTTCCAATCTATCTATTGGTATATTGGTTAGTAAATTTAGTCACATCAGTGGCATCAGAATATGTAGTTTTTTTAAAGGGAACAGATGAAGGGAAATGGGAAAGTTCAGATAGGGGGTTATAA
- a CDS encoding Rrf2 family transcriptional regulator, which yields MAFSTKVSVATHILTLIYLEGEKGITSDEIAGSIQTNPALVRKLLSQLKKGGLIESSPGPVPTRLASKPEDMTLYQIYMAVEAPRDIFLLHEDTSQECIVGRNIQESLKGYVGQIEDRLNEELKTITLADVIKNIAKFEKEKISNN from the coding sequence TTGGCATTTTCAACAAAGGTAAGTGTAGCAACCCATATCTTAACGTTAATATATTTAGAAGGGGAGAAGGGAATTACTTCAGATGAGATTGCAGGAAGTATTCAAACTAATCCAGCACTTGTTAGGAAGCTATTGAGCCAATTGAAAAAGGGTGGTTTGATAGAGAGTTCGCCTGGTCCGGTTCCAACGCGATTGGCTTCTAAACCAGAAGATATGACGTTATATCAAATTTATATGGCTGTAGAAGCACCAAGGGATATTTTTTTATTGCATGAAGACACTTCTCAAGAGTGTATAGTTGGACGTAACATACAAGAGTCATTAAAGGGCTATGTTGGTCAAATTGAAGACCGTCTAAATGAAGAATTAAAGACTATTACATTAGCAGATGTGATTAAAAATATTGCTAAGTTTGAGAAAGAAAAAATATCAAATAACTGA